In the Pseudosulfitobacter pseudonitzschiae genome, GGTGGTACCTCGACAGGCAAGACCGTGGCAGCCCGCAAGATACTTTCGTATGTCGGCGCTGAGGAGCGGATCATCACGATCGAGGAGGCTGCCGAGCTTCTGCCCGCTCAACCAAACGTGGTGACGCTGATCGCAAACCGTGATGCAGCGTTCCAAACCGCAGACGTTCTCCTCACCGCGACGCTGCGCATGCGGCCGGACCGGATCATTCTTGGCGAGGTCCGCGGTAAAGAGGCCATGACCTTCCTGGAAGCCATCAACACGGGTCACGGCGGATCAATGACCACGCTACATGCCGAAACCCCGCAACTGGCGGTGCAGCGATTGGCGATCGCCGCCCTCAAAACAGAAATCCCGATGACCTATGCGGACATGGTTCGATACATCGAGAATTCCATCGACGTGATTATCCAAACCGGGCGTCACAACGGTGCGCGCGGCATCACCGAATTTTACCTCCCTGGCATGGAGCAGATTGGAGCAACCGGATGAAAACCTATGAATACGAGATCCTGTCGTTCCCGATGGATCGCAAAAATAGTCTGATTGAAATGCAGGCCGCGTTGAATGCGAAGGGCCAGATCGGGTGGGAGGTTGTCTCAATCAGCTCGTCCGAGTTTGCCAATATCGGGCACACAGCTTTCCTGAAACGTGAATCCTTCGAAGGCGCAGATGTTGGTGGTACCCGATGATGCATCGTACTATCCGTCTCACTTGGCTCACGATTGTTTTGGGGCTGACTGCACCGCCCTTGGTGGCGGAGCGTAATCTAATCCCCAGCCTCGAGAGCATTCCGGATGTCTGCTCTGAGCGCCCAAACGAACCCAATTGGATGGAGAACATCGCGCTGCGAGACGCCTACCAGCGTGTCTTGGTCCAAGACATCTATCGAGCACAGAGCATGGAGCGGGTCGTTGAGACGGGATCCTGCGACTGCGCCGCGCGCTTCCCAACTTGGGATTCAGCCGAAGGCACCTTCCGAGAAAACCATGCCGGAGCGAACCGTTCAGAAATGCTGCAAGCCTCGGACATCTACAACCGCCGCGCAAATGAACTTCGGCCTCAAGCCAAAACGATCTGCGAAGCCGCAGGCAATTGGTAGGGACATCCTGAAATGAGCGTCGTCACCTACTTCGTTGAAACCTCCCAAGGCTATCTCGACACCGCCGCCGAAACGCAATTCGGATCTGTTGCCGCTACAGTGGGTACGCTGCTCGTCCTTGGAACAACGGTCGTCGTGATCTTCGTCTTCCTGAACATGATCTACCAATACAAAGCGATGGACGGACGAACGGCGTTCTGGCTTGCGGTGAAGATCGGGTTGATTGGAATATTTGCGACCAATTGGGTGCAGTTTAATGCACTGTCATCAGCCATACTAGCTGGCATCGATAGCATCGCTGGCGCGCTTGTTGCTTCGGTTGGTGGCGGCGTGCCCGGCCCCTCCGGCACCTTCGCCGAAGAGTTTGACAGGCTCATTGCCGAGCTCGGGGAGTATCTGAATGCGGCGGGGTCGGAGCTCAACTGGATGGCGGGCGCGATGCTCGATATCGTCGGGGTCCTGATGCTGTCGATTTTAGGTGGGCTTGCGGCGTTCATTTTGGTGGCTTCGCGTCTGATGATCGCCCTGCTTATTGGCATCGCGCCGGTGATGATGTTCCTGACGCTGTTTGACGTCACCAAAGACTACTTTGCTCGGTGGCTCTCCGCGCTGATCTCTTTTGCCATTTATCCCATTGTCGTGGCAGGTGTATTTGCAACGATCACAGGTGTTGCCTCCGCATTGATCGGGGAACTTGGTGATCCTGAAGGAGCGACGAACATCGGCGCGCTCATCCCGTTTTTTATGATGGTTCTCATGGCCAAAGGATTTATCGTCGCAACGCCATTCATCGTGCGGGCGATATCGGGGAATATCATGATGCCTGCGCTGTCGGGTGGCCTGAGTGGAAGCTATGGATTTGCCCGTGCGGCCATGGGCAATCAACAGGCTTACAATCGCTATCTCGTTGGAGGTGCCAGCGGGGCAGAATACGCCGCACTCAGAGCGCGTCAGATGTTTGGAGTACAACAAATGCCACAACGGCCGGGGATGGCAAATGTGACACCCACAGGAAGCAGTCCATCGACCGGAACTGGATCGCAAATGCTGGCTCAGCTTGCGAGGCTTGGCAGATTGGGGAGACGATGAGCATGCCCGACCCAGACGCGGAAATTGTAATTAAGGAGCAGGCCGACCTATGGGCCATGTCGCATGGGTTTTCTGATGCAGACGAAATGAAGCAGTGGGGCGAGCAAATGGAACGTGAGCGCCTTGCAAAATTTGCCTTAAAAGAGGTGACTGAGAATGAACAATAGTAGAGTAGCAGATCGCCTGGGTGGCTTTATCATCGGGCTTCCAACAGTGGCATTTCCCATATGGATTGCGGGTTGGTCGCCGTGGCTGGGCGTAATTACGACGACCCTGTTTTTGGTTGTAGCCGTGTCTTACGTTTGCGGCGCTACGCCTAAATGGTTTCAACATGGAACTGCGAAGTAAGCGCAGCTTAGACAACACTTTCCGATGACGCGTTTACCTCAATATGTTGCTGATATGGGGTTCTCTGGTAGGGGCAGGACCATATATTAGTGAAACCAGCCGTTCGTGCGTGATGCAGCGAAAGAGGAAAACGAGCCCATTTTACCTCTTTTTTGTGGTGCAGCGAATGTCTGGTATTGAGAAACGGTTAAAGAAAATGCTGAACCCACCCAAAGGAGCGAGCTAATTACCAGCTCTCCTTCTTCAAATGAAAACTGGGAGACCGAAAACAAATTTGGAGCAGCTGTCTAAAAGGAAAGTTGCGCAGTTTGATAGGCCTGCTGAACGTCAACAACCAATTGTTGGTCATACGCAAAGGCCTGCGCGATTTCGGCCAGCGCAGAGATTGCAATCAGGTCGGCATTTCGCAGCGAAGGGACAAGGCCAATTGGGCCCCTAATGCGCTGCAGGTCCCGATCCGAGACACCCATGTCAGCTAACTGGGCAAGCCGGGCGGTGTGGGTTCTCTGGCTGCCTAACGCCCCGACAAATCCGGCCGTGGTAGCCAGCGCCGCGACAAGGAACGCAGGTTCCCAATCGTGATCGTGAAACAGAGTTAAGAAACCACTGGTCTTGTCCAAATCTAGTGTGGTGATGTTTCGCTGAGACGTCACATGAGTTGGGGCGTCTTTACAGTAAGC is a window encoding:
- a CDS encoding ATPase, T2SS/T4P/T4SS family, with the translated sequence MSLSYLQTSLDKLDAASRNDVIEICINPDGTCWGEFQGDHFMRLLDQRLSETEVKDLGNQIASSANTTMSKDRPIVSVSIAYKDRPIRAQVITPPAVMSAMSISLRFFSSLSLEKIELSFLFGKERKLEEVRQEKTQELRAVVEAGVIDDALAFCVENRLNMIVSGGTSTGKTVAARKILSYVGAEERIITIEEAAELLPAQPNVVTLIANRDAAFQTADVLLTATLRMRPDRIILGEVRGKEAMTFLEAINTGHGGSMTTLHAETPQLAVQRLAIAALKTEIPMTYADMVRYIENSIDVIIQTGRHNGARGITEFYLPGMEQIGATG
- a CDS encoding type IV secretion system protein, whose protein sequence is MSVVTYFVETSQGYLDTAAETQFGSVAATVGTLLVLGTTVVVIFVFLNMIYQYKAMDGRTAFWLAVKIGLIGIFATNWVQFNALSSAILAGIDSIAGALVASVGGGVPGPSGTFAEEFDRLIAELGEYLNAAGSELNWMAGAMLDIVGVLMLSILGGLAAFILVASRLMIALLIGIAPVMMFLTLFDVTKDYFARWLSALISFAIYPIVVAGVFATITGVASALIGELGDPEGATNIGALIPFFMMVLMAKGFIVATPFIVRAISGNIMMPALSGGLSGSYGFARAAMGNQQAYNRYLVGGASGAEYAALRARQMFGVQQMPQRPGMANVTPTGSSPSTGTGSQMLAQLARLGRLGRR